Part of the Caballeronia sp. SL2Y3 genome is shown below.
TGAACGTCTTCCGCCCGATGATCGCGCATAACGTGCTGCAGTCCATCCGCCTGCTCGCGGACGGCGCGCAGAGTTTCAACGACAACTGCGCGGTGGGCATCGAGGCGAATCAGCAGCGCATCGACAGCCTGCTCAACGAATCGCTGATGCTGGTGACGGCGCTCAATCCGCACATCGGCTACGACAAGGCCGCGCAGATCGCGAAGAAAGCGCACAAGGAAGGCACGACGCTCAAGGCCGCCGCGCTCGCGCTCGGGCACGTGACCGAGCAGCAGTTCGACGAGTGGGTGAAGCCGCACGAGATGGTCGGCAGCAAATAGGCGCGTACGACGTGGAGGAACGCGGCGGCGTCAGACCTTGCCCGCCGCCACTTCTTCCGGCTTCAGCTCGACGATTGCATCGAGCGCGTCTTTCACGTCCATCGCGTATTTCGCGAGACGTTTCTCTTCTTCCGATTCGGGCACGAACGCCGGCACGGGCGTGGGCTGCCCCTTTTCGTCGACGGCGACGAACACCATCAGGCAGTCGGTGGTCTGCTCCAGTTCGCCGACTTTCGGATCGCCCGCGTGCACCGAGACGTGAATGTGCATGCTGGTGCGGCCCGTCAGCACCACGCGCGCGCGCAACTCGACGAGATTGCCGACGAGAATCGGCCGCCTGAAGCGGATGTTGCCGACGCTCACCGTCACCGCGTAGCGTCCGCTCCACATCGCGGCGCAGGCGTAGGCGGTTTCGTCGATCCATTTCATGAGCGCGCCGCCGTGCACCTTGCCGCCGAAGTTGACGGAAATCGGCTCGGCAAGGAAGCGGAAGGTGGTTTCGGCACGGCCTGCGCGCAAGGCGGCGGGCGGGGTCGGCGTGGTCATGGCGGCTCGCAGCGGAGAAAGAAGCCGCGATTATAGGCCGCGAAAATTGGCGGCTAGTTGTGGACGGTGACGCCCTGATCGATGGTGCCGTACATCGTGATGCTGCCGCCGCCCGCCGACGGCGACGACGGTCCGCCCGCGCAGCCCGCGCAGAGGGTGAGAACGGCGAGCGCGGCTGCGATGATGAGCTTGGACATACGAGTTCCTGCTGCGTGGTGATACGAGCGCTCATTCTAGCGCCGCGAGCGCCGCATCGACATTTCACGCGGATGTGAAACGTCGGGTGCGCGGGCGCGCTAGAGTAGTGATATCGACCGTTGCGAACCTTCCCGCCATGAATTCCGCTCTCGATGACGTCCGTTCGCGGCATTGTCCCGGCCTCTCGCGCATCGGCGCGCTGCTGGCCGATCCGGGCCGCGCCGCGATGCTCTGGTCGCTGATGGACGGCACCGCGCGTCCCGCCGGCGAACTGACGGTGATCGCGGGCCTCTCGCCGTCCGCCGCGAGCGCGCATCTCGCGCGGCTGACCGAGGGCGGCCTGCTCGCGCTTGAAGTCAGCGGGCGGCATCGCTACTACCGCATCGCGACGCCGGATATCGCCGCCGCCATCGAGGCGCTCGCGAATCTCGCGCGCGCGAGCGCGCCGCAAGCCGCGCCGCAGCGTCCGGCGAGCGCCGTGCCGCTCGACATGCGCTATGCGCGCACCTGCTACGACCACCTCGCGGGCGAACTGGCCGTGCGGCTCTTCGACGGCATGCTCGCCCGGCGCTGGCTCGCGGCGCCGCAAGACGATCCGGCGACGCGCGAATCGTCCGCGCTCGATACCACGCCCGACGGAACGCAGGCCTTCGCGGAATTGGGCATCGACGTGACCGCGCAGCGCGCGCGGCGGCGGCGCTTCGCGTGCACGTGCATCGACTGGAGCGAGCGGCGTCCGCATTTGGGCGGCGCGCTCGGCGCGGCGTACCTCGAAGCCTGCGAAACGCACGGCTGGATCGAGCACACGGCGAAACGCCGCGTGTTGCGCGTGACGCCCGCCGGACAGCGGCATTTCGAAGGGTTCCTATCGGGTCGCTAGAAACAAAAACGCGCGACCGGGGCCGCGCGTTGCAAAGGTTCTCGATTCGATCAGACCGCCATCGGCGCGCTGATCGGATCGTGATGCCGGTAGCCTTCCAGCGCGAAGTCCTTCGGCTCGACCTTCTCCAGCCACTCCGGCTCATAGCGCTTCGTCACCGCGTAGTCCGGCACGCGATCGGAGATGATCAACTGCGGCAGCGGATACGGCTCGCGCTTCAACTGCTCGTTGAGCATGTCGAGCTGATTCTCGTAGATGTGCGCGTCGCCGATGAAGTAGGTGAACCAGCGCGGCTTGTAGCCCGTCAGCCGCCCGACGAGATGCAGGAGCGCCGCGCCCTCGGTCAGATTGAACGGCGTGCCGAGGCCGACATCGTTGCTGCGGATGTAGAGGCACAGCGAAATCTCGGCCTTCGCCACGTTCGGGATGAACTGATACAGCAGATGACACGCGGGCAACGCGATCTCGTCGAGCTTCGCAGGATTCCACGCGTGAAAGAGAATGCGCCGGTCAGTCGGCCGTTCGATGATGGTGTCGAGACACTGGCGCAACTGGTCGATGGCCTTGTACAGCAGCACCTGCTCGCGCCCGTTCTCGACGAAGCTCGTCACGAGTTCGTATCCGCGATTCGTCGCATCGGCGATCTGGTCGCCCGCGCCGGCGTCGATCAGCTTGTACGCCGGCCAATTGCGCCACTGCACGCCGTAGACGTCGCCGAGATCGTCGGTGCCGCGGCGATACGGATTTTCCAGCCACTGCGGATTTTCGTTCGCGTTCGCGTCCCACACCTTGCAGCCGAGCGCGCGGAAGTCCGCCGCGCTTTTCGACGCGCGCAGAAAACCGATCATTTCGCCGATCGCCGACTTGAATGCGAGCTTTTTCGTCGTGACGGCGGGAAAGCCCTCTTGCAGATCGAAGCGCAGCATTGCGCCCGGAATGCTGATGGTGCGGATGCCCGTGCGGTTTTCCTGCCACGTGCCGGTATCGAGGATCGTCTGGACGAGCTCGAGATACTGTTTCATTCGATGTTCCTTGAATGCGGGCACGGGCCACGCGAAAAGAGGCGGAAACCACCGATTTTATCAAGCGGCCCGGCTCGGCGCTGACGTTCGCGAAAAGAAGAACGGGCGCCATGCGGCGCCCGTTCCGGTGAGCAGAAACAATGCGTCGGTTAGCCGCGCGTGGCGTGTTCCGGGGGCGCGTCCACTTCGATGTGACGCATGCCGTGCGCGCTCAGCAGCCGATACAGCGTGACGCGCGAGATGCCGAGTTCTTGCGCCGCGTCGCCCAGCCGACCGCGATGCCGAAGAAGTGCGAGTTCGATGGCCTGCCGCTCCGCCGCTTCCCGCGCCTGAGCGAGCGAGACCGGCGCCACTTCGACATATTCGCCGAGTTCCAGATCGCGCGCGGTGATCTGCCGCCCTTCCGACATCACGATGGCCCGGCGGACGCGGTTGATCAGTTCACGCACGTTGCCCGGCCAGCCGTAGTTGTGAATCGCGGCGATCGCATCCGGCGAAAAACCGCGCAGGCGGCGGCTCGCGTCTCTCTTGAAGCGGTCGAGCATGTGCTTCGCGAGCAGTTCGATGTCCTTGCCGCGCGCGCGCAGCGGCGGCTCGTCGATCTGCAGCACGCAAAGACGGTGATACAGGTCGGCGCGGAAACGCCCTTCGATCATCGCGGTCTGCATGTCGACGTGCGTCGCCGAAATGATGCGCACGTCCACCGGCGTGGACCCGTGGCCGCCCAGACGCTCGACCTTGCGCTCCTGCAGGAAGCGCAACAGGCTCGCCTGGCTTTCGAGCGGCAGATCGCCGATTTCGTCGAGAAACAGCGTGCCGCCGTTGGCCGCTTCCACGCGGCCGATCTTGCGCTGGTTCGCGCCCGTGAAAGCGCCGCGCTCGTAGCCGAACAGTTCGGATTGCAGCAGATGCGCGGGAATCGCGCCGCAATTGATGGCGACGAACGGCTGATCCCGGCGCGCCGAGCGCTCGTGAATGGCGACGGCGGTGAGTTCCTTGCCGGTGCCCGATTCGCCCGAGATGAAGACAGGCGCATCCGTCATCGCCACTTTGCGGATCGAGCGGAACAGCGCGAGCATGGCGTCGCACGAGCCGACCATCTCGCCCTCGGCGCGGCCTTCGCTGCGCGCGTCGTTCGAGGCGGCGTCGTGCAGCGCGACCATGCCGTAGGCGTGGCCGACGGAATCGACCACGCGGTCGTTCGAAGTGGGAAGCGTGACGTAGTCGAAACAGTAGTCGCGGATCAACCGGCGCACCGCGGCGTCTTCGAGCTGGCCGGCGACGGTTGCCGCCACCCAGCCCACGTTGGTCATGGTCAGCGACGATTCGAACGCCGCCAGTTCGTGTGATTCGAAATGTCCCGATAAATCGAGCAGCCCGCCCATTGCGAGGTCGCTGCGCAGCGCTTTGCGCGTGTCTCGCGCGCTTGCCACGATCTCGATTTGCCAGCCGCGTTCCTCGAAACGCGCGCATAGCGTTTCGCTGGGGTCCCGAGTCACATAGATCAGTTGCCGCCGAGCGACGTCCATTATTCAGATCCTTGGTTCAACGTTCGTTGAAAAGGTCGCGTAGTTCAGGCTTTCGCTTCAAGCAGAATTCTTGGCCCTCGCAGGTGATGCGTCCGGACTTGCAATTCGATACCTCGCCCCCTGGAACGTGCCGCGCACCGCGCCGGCAGCCTTCCGCGAAACCCTTTTGGTTTGATTCAGCACCGCATTGAAGAGACTACTATAACCCAGAATCACCGAAAACAAATACCGTCGCAAACGCCTTGACTGGTCGCGAAACCTTGCTGGCTAAGGGTTGCGACCAGCTTCGCACGGATTTATTGCAAGTTCGAGTCGCGCTTTTTATACGACGAGAGCTTATACCGATTCTGACCGCCTTTTCGGCTTTTCTTGCCCCACGTTTCGCTGATGAAACGTTTTCCCGAGGTTTTAGCTGATTCAACCGCAACTCGTGCCCGCGACGCATTGCCCGACAAGGCGTTGATGAGAATGGCATGCATTTAGCTATAACCTGCGCTGCGCTTATGATGCGGTGAGAATGTCTTCGATACCCGTTGCCCAGCGTTTTTATTCCCTGCACCGACCTGCGGAATTAATTACTCGTATTTCTTTGTCCACAATGGCTCTCGATCACAATTTACCGCGCCTTGAATCAATGGCTAATGCACGGTCGGACGCGTGCGAGACGGAAGCAATCGACTGGTCTCGCATAAGCGACAGCGCGGCCAATGATTCAGACGCCTCGTTTTGGCGCGGACCGGCATCGACCCCGAGCGTGACGCTATGGGACGAGATCGCGCCGGAACTCCCGCGTGCCCACTGCGAGGGCGCGGCCGACGCATCCGGAGGCTGAGCGCGCGCTAGCCGAAGGCAGCGGGCCGCGCCGCGAGCGCGTCGGTTAGAATTCGTGCCCGGCCCGGCGGCGCGCGCCGCCACTCTCCTGACTGCACATGACGACGCTCACTCTCATCGTCGCCCGCGCACGCAACGGCGTGATCGGACGCGATAACCAACTGCCGTGGCGCCTGCCCGAAGACCTCGCCTTCTTCAAACGCACGACGATGGGCGCGCCCATCATCATGGGACGCAAGACGCACGAGTCCATCGGGCGGCCGTTGCCGGGGCGGCGCAATATCGTCGTGACGCGCGACGCCAGCCGCCGCTTCGAAGGCTGCGACACCGTGACGGGCATCGACGAAGCCCTCGCTCTTGCAACTGCCGACGGTGCAGCCGAAGCGTTCCTGATCGGCGGCGCGCAGCTGTATGGCGATGCGATGGACCGCGCGAGCAAGCTGATCGTCACGGAAATCGACGCCGATTTCGACGGCAACACGCATTTCCCAGCGCCCGACGCGTCGCAGTGGCGCGAAGTGTCGCGCGAGCGGCATCGCGCGGCGGCGCCCAACGACTTCGAGTTCGCGTTCGTCACTTACGAGCGGCGCGCATGACAACGACTCAACGACGCAGCGACTCAACGACTAAGGCCCCGGACGATTGCTCATCGTCCGGGGCCTTTCGTTTAGCCAGCAGCGCGGGAGGCGGCGCTTACTGCCCCGCCACCGTCATCCGCTCGATCAGCACCGAACCGATTGCCTTGGTGCCGCGCACGACCGTGTCCGCGCCCACGGCTTCGATATGGCGGAACATTTCCTGTAGCGTGCCCGCGACCGTGATTTCCTCCACGGCGTGCTGGATCTGCCCGTTCTCGACCCAGAAGCCCGACGCGCCGCGCGAATAGTCGCCTGTCACGTAGTTCACGCCCTGCCCCATCAGCTCGGTCAGCAGAAGGCCCGTGCCGAGCTTCTTCAGCATGGCTTCGAAGTCGTCGCCGGGCTGCGTGTGCGTGCTTTTCATCGAGAGATTGTGCGAGCCTCCCGCGTTGCCGGTCGTTTGCATGCCGAGCTTGCGCGCCGAATACGTCGAGAGGAAATAGCCCTGCACCACGCCGTCTTCCACGACGTTGCGCCGCTGCGTGCGTACGCCTTCTTCGTCGAACGGCGCGCTGCCCATGCCGCCGCGCACGTGCGGGTCCTCGACGATCTGAATATGCGGCGCGAACACCGGCTTGCCGAGACTGTCGACGAGAAACGTCGTCTTGCGATACAGCGCCCCGCCGCTCACGGCCTGCACGAACGCGCCGAGAATGCCCGCAGCGAGCGGCGCTTCGAACAGCACGCGGCACTTGCGCGTGTCGAGGCTGCGCGCGTTCAGTCGCGCGAGCGCGCGCTCGGCGGCGTAGCGGCCGACCGCTTCCGGATCGGCAAGCTCGGAGGCGTCGCGCTTCGACGTGTACCAGTCGTCGCGCTGCATGTCGCGGCCGCTCGCCGCGATCGGCGCGCATGCGATGTAGTGCCGCGAATACGGATAGCCCGCCATGAAACCGCGCGAAGTGGCGAGCACGAATTGCGAATGCTGCGCGGAGACGCTCGCGCCTTCCGAATTCGTGATGCGCTTGTCGACCGCAAATGCCGCAGCCTCGGCGCGGCGCGCGATGTCGGCGGCCTCTTCGGCGTCGATGTCCCACGGGTGATAGAGATCGAGGTCCTGCGGCGACTTCTCGAGCAGTTCTTCCTCGGCGAGCCCGGCGGCGCTGTCTTCCGCCGTGAATCGCGCGATGTTGTACGCCGCCGCGACCGTGTCGCGCAACGCCTCGCGCGTGAAGTCGGCGGTGCTCGCGTTGCCGCGCTTCTTGCCGATGAACACCGTGACGCCGACCATCTTGTCGCGGTTATGCTCGATCGTGTCCACTTCGCCGCGCCGCACGCTCACCGAGAGGCCGTCGCCTTCGGAGATTTCGGTGGCGGCATCGCTCGCGCCGAGTTCCTTCGCGTAGCGCAGGATGTCCGACGCGATCTCCTTCAACTCATCTTGCGTGTGCGGAAAAAAGCGTTGCCTGACGTCGATGTCTGCTGCCATGTGTCGTTGCCTTCGGTTTTGTTGACCGCGCAAGCGCCCGTCGCGCTCCGTGTCATGAATGTCGCGCCTGTCGTCGCGCCCGTTGTTGCTCAAGACGCACGCCGACTCTCCACGCGATCATAGCAAGGACGGCGCGCGTTCACCCGTCGCAACCGCGTCGGCTCGCGCGCGAGCGCAAGCTACAATGTCGCCATGAACCGTAAAACCCGCATTCAACCGATGGAAGCCGATCGCGACGACACGCCCGATCAGGCCTACGACCGCCCGA
Proteins encoded:
- a CDS encoding acyl-CoA thioesterase; amino-acid sequence: MTTPTPPAALRAGRAETTFRFLAEPISVNFGGKVHGGALMKWIDETAYACAAMWSGRYAVTVSVGNIRFRRPILVGNLVELRARVVLTGRTSMHIHVSVHAGDPKVGELEQTTDCLMVFVAVDEKGQPTPVPAFVPESEEEKRLAKYAMDVKDALDAIVELKPEEVAAGKV
- a CDS encoding helix-turn-helix transcriptional regulator, translating into MNSALDDVRSRHCPGLSRIGALLADPGRAAMLWSLMDGTARPAGELTVIAGLSPSAASAHLARLTEGGLLALEVSGRHRYYRIATPDIAAAIEALANLARASAPQAAPQRPASAVPLDMRYARTCYDHLAGELAVRLFDGMLARRWLAAPQDDPATRESSALDTTPDGTQAFAELGIDVTAQRARRRRFACTCIDWSERRPHLGGALGAAYLEACETHGWIEHTAKRRVLRVTPAGQRHFEGFLSGR
- a CDS encoding thymidylate synthase; amino-acid sequence: MKQYLELVQTILDTGTWQENRTGIRTISIPGAMLRFDLQEGFPAVTTKKLAFKSAIGEMIGFLRASKSAADFRALGCKVWDANANENPQWLENPYRRGTDDLGDVYGVQWRNWPAYKLIDAGAGDQIADATNRGYELVTSFVENGREQVLLYKAIDQLRQCLDTIIERPTDRRILFHAWNPAKLDEIALPACHLLYQFIPNVAKAEISLCLYIRSNDVGLGTPFNLTEGAALLHLVGRLTGYKPRWFTYFIGDAHIYENQLDMLNEQLKREPYPLPQLIISDRVPDYAVTKRYEPEWLEKVEPKDFALEGYRHHDPISAPMAV
- a CDS encoding sigma-54 dependent transcriptional regulator; translated protein: MDVARRQLIYVTRDPSETLCARFEERGWQIEIVASARDTRKALRSDLAMGGLLDLSGHFESHELAAFESSLTMTNVGWVAATVAGQLEDAAVRRLIRDYCFDYVTLPTSNDRVVDSVGHAYGMVALHDAASNDARSEGRAEGEMVGSCDAMLALFRSIRKVAMTDAPVFISGESGTGKELTAVAIHERSARRDQPFVAINCGAIPAHLLQSELFGYERGAFTGANQRKIGRVEAANGGTLFLDEIGDLPLESQASLLRFLQERKVERLGGHGSTPVDVRIISATHVDMQTAMIEGRFRADLYHRLCVLQIDEPPLRARGKDIELLAKHMLDRFKRDASRRLRGFSPDAIAAIHNYGWPGNVRELINRVRRAIVMSEGRQITARDLELGEYVEVAPVSLAQAREAAERQAIELALLRHRGRLGDAAQELGISRVTLYRLLSAHGMRHIEVDAPPEHATRG
- a CDS encoding dihydrofolate reductase, with the protein product MTTLTLIVARARNGVIGRDNQLPWRLPEDLAFFKRTTMGAPIIMGRKTHESIGRPLPGRRNIVVTRDASRRFEGCDTVTGIDEALALATADGAAEAFLIGGAQLYGDAMDRASKLIVTEIDADFDGNTHFPAPDASQWREVSRERHRAAAPNDFEFAFVTYERRA
- the pmbA gene encoding metalloprotease PmbA — its product is MAADIDVRQRFFPHTQDELKEIASDILRYAKELGASDAATEISEGDGLSVSVRRGEVDTIEHNRDKMVGVTVFIGKKRGNASTADFTREALRDTVAAAYNIARFTAEDSAAGLAEEELLEKSPQDLDLYHPWDIDAEEAADIARRAEAAAFAVDKRITNSEGASVSAQHSQFVLATSRGFMAGYPYSRHYIACAPIAASGRDMQRDDWYTSKRDASELADPEAVGRYAAERALARLNARSLDTRKCRVLFEAPLAAGILGAFVQAVSGGALYRKTTFLVDSLGKPVFAPHIQIVEDPHVRGGMGSAPFDEEGVRTQRRNVVEDGVVQGYFLSTYSARKLGMQTTGNAGGSHNLSMKSTHTQPGDDFEAMLKKLGTGLLLTELMGQGVNYVTGDYSRGASGFWVENGQIQHAVEEITVAGTLQEMFRHIEAVGADTVVRGTKAIGSVLIERMTVAGQ